A single Verrucomicrobiota bacterium DNA region contains:
- a CDS encoding response regulator encodes MRKILLVEDNEMNRDMLSRRLIRRGFDIVLATDGEQAIRLAQTERPDLILMDMSLPVLDGWEATRQLKANEATRSIPIIALTAHAMQSDEERARAAGCDDFDTKPIELPRLLAKIEARLGPEAS; translated from the coding sequence ATGCGCAAAATCCTGCTTGTCGAAGACAACGAAATGAATCGCGACATGCTAAGCCGGCGACTGATCCGGCGCGGATTCGACATCGTCCTCGCCACGGACGGAGAGCAAGCGATCCGGCTTGCCCAGACGGAACGGCCTGATCTGATCCTGATGGATATGAGCTTGCCGGTGCTCGACGGCTGGGAAGCAACCCGCCAGCTCAAAGCCAACGAAGCGACGCGATCGATCCCCATCATCGCGCTGACAGCCCACGCCATGCAAAGCGATGAGGAACGGGCGCGTGCCGCCGGATGCGATGATTTCGACACGAAACCCATCGAGCTCCCCCGCCTGCTCGCCAAGATCGAGGCGCGTCTGGGCCCGGAAGCGTCTTGA